Below is a window of Sus scrofa isolate TJ Tabasco breed Duroc chromosome 3, Sscrofa11.1, whole genome shotgun sequence DNA.
ggtCAAATTCCAGAAACATGATTTCGGATGACGAGGCAGGCAAATCAGAAAACAATGGCCATAAGCCAGCAGGAAGGGTTGGAGCCAATCATCTTGCCATATCCGCCAGAAAACATTAGGATCTTCCTCTGCTTTCCCTTTTCAGAAAGTACCACAAGTGAAGGGCTTAGAGGCCCTCAAATGGACACTACTTTATAAAGGCAATTTTGATGGTTGAACACAGAAATTACCCCTAATGTGAGAGAACACACAACATGGGAACTATGTTAGCTATGTCTTTCTATGCAAAACGGAGTTTGTACATAATTTAGCAACTTAAATGAGCATTTTGCAGTCGAGACCAAATATCAATCATCTCTTGCGGTTTTCTACTGTGTACTAGCATCAAACCTAGGTAGGAACAAATGttattcctgtttttctcttctatatCAAAGGTCCTGAAGCCTTTGTGTTTCTCTGGAACGAGGCCGAGTTTCTGAAGGCACATTCCAGTATAGACGTCGTCGATGGGGTAGAGAAGGACCTGGTCAGTGACATTGTACAGCCTCAGGGCCAGGTGGCCGGAGTAGAGGAATCCACCGCCCCCTGCATAAGGCGGGTAGACGCCAGTGTAAACAACTTCTGGGATGTAGTATTTGAGTTTCTTATCTCGATGAGGTCCGGCATTGTGAATCACATCGCCTATAAACAAATCTTTGGCTTTGTTCTTGGACAAGCTGTTCAAGTAATTCAGGATGTGGTGGGTGTTCACAAAGACATCGTCGTCGCCCTTGAAAACGAATTCAGCGTTTGGGCAAGAAGTGCTCACCCACCTGAGAAAGAGCACTTCTTTCAGAGACAAGTTGAAGAAAGTGTCTCTGTAGTTCCACATGAGAATGTCTTGGTGCTTCTCACTCTCAAATTTCAGCATATCTGAAAGGTCAGGATGGTTGTCCTCGGGGGGCGTCTGGCCCAGTAAGAAGACACGCACCACTGTCTGGTTCCCCACATTGGTCTCTTTGCCCCAAGATTCCCGAATCGCTTGCCTTCTATCGAAGTGTGAAGTAAGGGACTTAATTGCCAGCAGTAAGAAGGGCTTCTTTGCACACTTATCTGGTTGGTCGATAAGCAGTGAATAATTCCGACATCTCAAATACAACAGAAAGTCTTTAAATCTGTCTGGCAAACTGTCAAAATCGGAAACGACGGACGTGACCCTCAGGTCAGGTTCACAATAATTCAGATGGCTTATGTTGGAAAATCCATACGCCTCCCCCGTCTGGTTGGCTAACATGTTCAAGATGGGATTGTACCTCCTGTTGAGCTTTTCTTGTTCCCTGTTCCAATATGCCTTGGGGGGTTCAGATATCTTCCAGAACTTTTCTTTGGGTATTATTACTTCcccctttccatttttctcttggcTACTGCTTTTGGAGACTTCCACAATCAGATAAATGAAGACATTTACCATCATCAGGATTCCCAACAACTTTATTCTTCGACGTCCAACACTCATTTCTCATATctgaaacaaaaaagacaggaGCACTGTATTAATTAGATCATTCTTAAGGGCACTTGTTCACAGGTCATTTGCCTCTCTATGGCCCCCAGAACAGCAGCTGAGAGCACAGATTCTAGACTGGcattgcctgggttcaaaccaGGGCCCTACTACCCTAGAACTGAGCTCTGGGAATTCAGACAAATTGTGTAACTGACAGCTTAggttctccatctataaaatggggctaataaccCATATGACAGGACAGTTATGAGGGCCACATGCTTTTATATGCAAGCTTTTAAAACAGTGGCTGGCCCATAGCAAGCTGCACATAAGTGACCATTAACACTGGGGCTGTATTAGACACCCGAGGGCAAAGATATGCACTTACCTGGTAACTTACAGGTCATTCAACTTCCTTGCTTATACATGGACATACACAAATCAGTATGCTGCAGACAGATATGCTTACAATTCataataacaaatataatttctattttttattaggtacatgcatgtgcacacacacacacaactgtatTTATATGTGGGCTACAACATGTGAAGTACATGGACTTCACTCTGATCccctattttattctatttctttcttttttttttttttttttttttttttttggccttttctaggccactctggtggcacatggaggtttccaggctaggggtctaatcagagctgtagctgctggcctacaccacagccacagcaatgccagatccttaacccactgagcaaggccagggatcaaacccgcaacctcatggttcctagtcggattcattaaccactgagccacaacaggaactcctatttctttctttttttaaacggTGCTCATAACTTTGACATTTTTCCCTCAACCtaccactttacagatgaggaaaccaaggaagAAAGATTAAGACACTTGCCCAAGGTAGCAGGGCTGGGAAGTAGAGAAGACACC
It encodes the following:
- the B3GNT2 gene encoding N-acetyllactosaminide beta-1,3-N-acetylglucosaminyltransferase 2, whose product is MSVGRRRIKLLGILMMVNVFIYLIVEVSKSSSQEKNGKGEVIIPKEKFWKISEPPKAYWNREQEKLNRRYNPILNMLANQTGEAYGFSNISHLNYCEPDLRVTSVVSDFDSLPDRFKDFLLYLRCRNYSLLIDQPDKCAKKPFLLLAIKSLTSHFDRRQAIRESWGKETNVGNQTVVRVFLLGQTPPEDNHPDLSDMLKFESEKHQDILMWNYRDTFFNLSLKEVLFLRWVSTSCPNAEFVFKGDDDVFVNTHHILNYLNSLSKNKAKDLFIGDVIHNAGPHRDKKLKYYIPEVVYTGVYPPYAGGGGFLYSGHLALRLYNVTDQVLLYPIDDVYTGMCLQKLGLVPEKHKGFRTFDIEEKNRNNICSYLGLMLVHSRKPQEMIDIWSRLQNAHLSC